A region of the uncultured Fibrobacter sp. genome:
CCGGGCTGCCTGCGAATGTGGTCGGGGATTGCGGTTTCGGCAAGCACGATAAGGTCAGCATGTTCCTTAATGCTGTCGTTGACCATGCCGAGAGTCTTGTTGACAATGTTATCGAAACGTTCCTTGCTCCATTTGGCTCCCTGTGCAATGCTTGGTTGTACAAGGGCGATAGAGGGGTTGCCTTCGGCGTCTGCATCGTAGAACGGTTGGGCTTCGGTTTTAGACAAGACGATACTGCCTTGAATGAGTAACACGACAAAAATGGAAAGGGGGACGGCTAGAACAGGGATTGCTTTTTTGATGTCTTGAACTTTGCAAAGTGTTTGGGCTACGGCTTGGTTCGAGGCGACGACCAAAATCGTGTATCCGAAGATTCCGATGTAGGGGAGCATTTGCAACAGTTCCAGGCTGTTTCCGAAAACATAGCCCAAGTGACTCCACGGGAAGGCGAAATCGCCGTAGGTGCGGGTCATTTCAAGGCCGGCGTAAAAGACCGGGAAGAGAATCAACAAGATGGTGCGAATTTTTGCAGGAGCATCTTTTGCAAGCGTGTATACGAATCCGGCCAGAGTGTTGTAGGCGCTGAAGAAGGCGATAAGCAAAAAGAGCCCGAGGAGAATCAGTCCCGAAGGTGCGGTCTCCACGTGCATGACGTTGTAAATCCAGTAGTAATTGATGGAGTTGTAAAGCATGCCCGACCAGAAGGTGGCGAACATGGCTTGACCGCGGTTGAATCGGTTGAGGACGATGAACCACGGTACAAGCAGCAATAGCGCTGCGGGGCCCAAGGGCATGGGCGGGTAAGCGAGTGCGTACAAGCCCCAGGCGAAACAAGAAAGGAATAACGCGGTGCGAGATTCGCGGGTCTTGATATGCTTGTAATTCCAACGGGCAAAAAGGATAATCCAGAAAATGCCGATGGGACATGCGGTAAGAATGAGCTGGATCAGTCCGGCGTGCCCGATTTTATTCAGGTCGCCAATGTTGTAGTCGAGTGCGAGAAATATAAATGAAATGATTGCAAAGGCAAAAAGTGTACGCTTAAAGCTTTTGCGGATGTTCTTAAAAAATAAGAATGGGATTGTTACTGCCAAGGGGAGTACTTGCAAAATCTGCGTGTAAAGCCCCGGCTTGTCGGGCCGCAGCGAAAAGGCTACGGTCTCGGCAACAATGAGAATAGCTATATAGATCCAATAAACTTTCGGAAGTGCGTTAAAATGTGTCTTAATTTTATTCAGCATGACTGTTAACTTTCTTGCCTTTAATCTACAGCCCGCTCTTGTCTTGGGGATTGAATATCAGTACGAATTCACCTTTCGGCGGGTGGGCCTTGAAATGGGCTGTGATTTCGGAAGGGGTCCCAATCAAGTGCTCTTCGAACTTCTTGGTGAGCTCGCGCATCAGGGCAATCTTGATTTCTCCGAATACCTGGCCGATTTCTTCGACGAACTTGTCGATGTTATGCGGACTCGCGTAGAATATTTGGGTTGCTTCTTCGTCTTTCAGTTTTTCAAGCAGGTGAATGCGCTGCGCACTCTTTTTGGGTGAAAAGTACTGGAAGCAAAAATGGTCTGTGGGCATGCCGCTAGAAACCAGTGCGGTAATCATGGCGCAGGGGCCTGGAATGGCGCGCACATCGATCCCTTCACGAACGCATTCGCGTACTAGATTGAATGCGGGGTCTGCAACGCCGGGGGTACCTGCGTCGCTTACGAGAGCTATGTCGCCTTCGTTTTTCAGGAATTCCACGTACTTGGGGGTCACCTTCTCTTTATTGAAGTCATGGTAGGCTTCCATGGGCGTGTTAATGCCGTAGTTGTCAAAGAGTACGCGCGTGTGTCGCGTGTCTTCGGCAAGCACCAGCGGAACTTCCTTTAAGGTCCGCACGGCGCGGTAGGTGATGTCTTCCATGTTCCCGATGGGGGTCGCTACTATATAAAGAGTGTGCATAGCCGAAAAATAGAAATCTTGTGCTAAAAATCTTGAGCCAAATTCAGGTCGGTGTTGCGGACGAGGCGGGTTTCGAACTTGAGACGTTCCAAAAGCTTACGGTGCATTTCCTGCGAGGCGTCGTTGACCAAATCCGAACGCATGCGACCGTACCAGAATGCCTTGACATGTTCGCTTTCTTCAAATTCCACTTTAAAGGTCAG
Encoded here:
- the rsmI gene encoding 16S rRNA (cytidine(1402)-2'-O)-methyltransferase; translation: MHTLYIVATPIGNMEDITYRAVRTLKEVPLVLAEDTRHTRVLFDNYGINTPMEAYHDFNKEKVTPKYVEFLKNEGDIALVSDAGTPGVADPAFNLVRECVREGIDVRAIPGPCAMITALVSSGMPTDHFCFQYFSPKKSAQRIHLLEKLKDEEATQIFYASPHNIDKFVEEIGQVFGEIKIALMRELTKKFEEHLIGTPSEITAHFKAHPPKGEFVLIFNPQDKSGL
- the lnt gene encoding apolipoprotein N-acyltransferase — its product is MLNKIKTHFNALPKVYWIYIAILIVAETVAFSLRPDKPGLYTQILQVLPLAVTIPFLFFKNIRKSFKRTLFAFAIISFIFLALDYNIGDLNKIGHAGLIQLILTACPIGIFWIILFARWNYKHIKTRESRTALFLSCFAWGLYALAYPPMPLGPAALLLLVPWFIVLNRFNRGQAMFATFWSGMLYNSINYYWIYNVMHVETAPSGLILLGLFLLIAFFSAYNTLAGFVYTLAKDAPAKIRTILLILFPVFYAGLEMTRTYGDFAFPWSHLGYVFGNSLELLQMLPYIGIFGYTILVVASNQAVAQTLCKVQDIKKAIPVLAVPLSIFVVLLIQGSIVLSKTEAQPFYDADAEGNPSIALVQPSIAQGAKWSKERFDNIVNKTLGMVNDSIKEHADLIVLAETAIPDHIRRQPGIIERLHEVADSKNSQLLVGALDYRRNPRGSIRKFDVYNASFLFTPGDFHFPKRYIKKHLVPFSERIPFDEIFPILNYVDLGEGDFVAGKETPVYQPFLWTPYICYDAIFGDLVREAIREGSRLMVNITNDGWFGRSTAPYQHLNLIRYRAIENGMPVARLANSGVSAFIDQYGHYDGNTEIFTDRVVQRKVPLKTRDTLYSRIGDFVEMLLLCFFAAYLIATLLLSFINRKRG